A region of Pyxidicoccus parkwaysis DNA encodes the following proteins:
- a CDS encoding DUF2019 domain-containing protein yields the protein MKLEELVEQFAQHVQAETEAGLRADAKAANRHVDAYLAVFDALRARGNTGRDALAALFKHPRMDVRVAAAAFLLRHRTEEAKAVLEEAAKGKGMVPFEAQQALKRWEEGTWALDPA from the coding sequence ATGAAGCTCGAAGAACTGGTTGAGCAATTCGCCCAGCATGTGCAAGCGGAGACAGAGGCAGGCTTGAGGGCAGACGCCAAAGCCGCGAACAGGCATGTCGATGCGTACCTCGCGGTTTTTGACGCGCTCCGTGCCCGTGGAAATACAGGACGCGATGCGCTCGCCGCTCTTTTCAAACATCCCCGCATGGATGTCCGCGTTGCCGCGGCGGCGTTCCTGCTCCGCCATCGCACGGAGGAGGCCAAGGCAGTTCTGGAAGAGGCCGCGAAAGGCAAGGGGATGGTTCCATTCGAGGCGCAGCAGGCCTTGAAACGGTGGGAGGAAGGTACCTGGGCCTTGGACCCGGCATGA
- a CDS encoding PAS domain-containing protein — protein sequence MPPPPTPDFRQLFEKSPDAYLVVAPDADFPIIAVSDAYLRATQTTREGILGRPLFEVFPDNPTDANATGARNLRASLERALATRAPDTMAVQKYDIRRPEAEGGGFEERYWSPVNTPVLSAEGEVRYLLHRVKDVTDFIHLSRHRDAEREHLATLQSRNVEMAGKLMRQGQELQSTHEERRKAVRERDASLTLASEAREETARQREWLHTVFMQAPTGIAIFQGPRHTIKLANPQVCRLWGRRPEQVLGKPLFEALPEAVGQGFEELLNGVLATGKPYVGRELPARLARLDGGRLEDVYFDFVYEPLRDAQGRVEAVIAVASDVTERVRSRQRKEALAEERLRAAQERLRLATEALELGTWEMDVTTGALVWDGRMRLLFGLPADAPVDYPLFLSRIHPEERERVDRLVQQALAPGGTGAFSADYRIIPLAGAEERWVYSQGSTHADASGRPIRFLGTVLDITERKRTADELTRSAAILQAILQAIPDALYVGDATGIKLANAPALEMLGFASLEELNQNIATLGERLRNQSIEDGHRLTPEEEPFMRASHGQAVTQEVRSRHLLSGRDVVVRCAAAPVRIGDDILGAVAVNTDITERKRIEEELRQTAQFRERLLGIVSHDLRNPLNAILLSVNALMHSECAVPRHLKAARRIALSAERMERMVSDLLDFTRGRLGGGIPISSRPANLRSLCQQVQEELEVGHPQRDLRLSIRGERFQGVWDADRLVQLLGNLGKNALDYSPGDSPVDFVLRDEGARVCVEVHNAGPPIPADLLPHIFEPFRRATDQGHPTSGLGLGLFIVQQIARAHGGRVEVRSSAAEGTTFTVWLPRSAPGS from the coding sequence ATGCCTCCACCTCCGACTCCCGACTTCCGGCAACTCTTCGAGAAGAGCCCTGACGCGTACCTCGTCGTCGCTCCGGACGCGGACTTCCCCATCATCGCGGTGAGCGACGCCTACCTGCGTGCCACCCAGACGACCCGCGAGGGCATCCTCGGCCGCCCTCTCTTCGAGGTGTTCCCCGACAACCCGACGGACGCGAATGCCACGGGCGCGCGCAACCTGCGCGCCTCGTTGGAGCGCGCCCTGGCCACTCGCGCGCCAGACACCATGGCCGTGCAGAAGTACGACATCCGCCGCCCCGAGGCCGAAGGAGGCGGCTTCGAGGAGCGCTATTGGAGTCCCGTCAACACGCCCGTCCTGTCCGCCGAGGGCGAGGTGCGCTACCTGCTGCACCGGGTGAAGGACGTGACGGACTTCATCCACCTGTCGCGCCATCGCGACGCGGAGCGGGAGCACCTGGCGACGCTCCAGAGTCGCAACGTGGAAATGGCGGGGAAGCTGATGCGCCAGGGCCAGGAGCTCCAGTCCACCCACGAGGAACGGCGCAAGGCCGTGCGCGAGCGCGACGCGTCCCTGACGTTGGCCTCCGAGGCGCGCGAGGAGACCGCGCGTCAGCGGGAATGGCTCCACACGGTCTTCATGCAGGCACCCACGGGCATCGCCATCTTCCAGGGCCCGCGCCACACCATCAAGCTGGCCAATCCCCAGGTGTGCCGCCTCTGGGGCCGCCGTCCCGAGCAGGTGTTGGGTAAGCCTCTCTTCGAGGCCCTGCCCGAGGCCGTGGGCCAGGGCTTCGAGGAGCTGCTGAACGGGGTGCTCGCCACCGGAAAGCCCTATGTCGGCAGGGAGCTGCCCGCGAGGCTGGCGCGCCTGGATGGCGGGCGCCTGGAGGACGTGTACTTCGACTTCGTCTACGAGCCCCTCCGCGACGCCCAGGGACGGGTGGAGGCCGTCATCGCCGTCGCCTCGGACGTGACGGAGCGGGTGCGCTCGCGCCAGCGGAAGGAAGCGCTCGCCGAGGAGAGGCTGCGCGCCGCCCAGGAGCGGCTCCGCCTGGCCACCGAGGCCCTGGAGCTGGGAACGTGGGAGATGGACGTCACGACGGGCGCGCTGGTGTGGGACGGACGGATGCGTCTGCTCTTCGGGCTGCCAGCGGATGCTCCCGTGGACTACCCCCTCTTCCTCTCGCGCATACATCCCGAGGAGCGCGAGCGCGTCGACCGCCTCGTCCAGCAAGCGCTGGCGCCTGGCGGTACCGGGGCCTTCTCCGCCGACTACCGCATCATTCCGCTCGCGGGTGCGGAGGAGCGGTGGGTCTACTCGCAGGGCAGCACCCACGCCGATGCCTCGGGGCGCCCCATCCGCTTCCTGGGCACGGTGCTCGACATCACCGAGCGCAAGCGCACCGCGGACGAGCTCACCCGCAGCGCGGCCATCCTCCAGGCCATCCTCCAGGCCATCCCGGATGCCCTCTACGTGGGCGATGCCACCGGCATCAAGCTGGCCAATGCCCCGGCGCTGGAGATGCTCGGCTTCGCGTCCCTGGAGGAGCTGAACCAGAACATCGCCACCCTCGGGGAGCGGCTGCGCAACCAGTCCATCGAAGACGGCCACCGCCTCACGCCCGAGGAGGAGCCCTTCATGCGGGCCAGCCACGGGCAGGCGGTCACCCAGGAGGTGCGCTCACGCCACCTGCTGTCGGGCCGGGACGTGGTGGTGCGCTGCGCCGCCGCTCCCGTGCGCATCGGGGACGACATCCTCGGGGCGGTCGCCGTCAACACCGACATCACCGAGCGCAAGCGCATCGAGGAGGAGCTGCGGCAGACGGCGCAGTTCCGCGAGCGCCTCCTCGGCATCGTCTCCCATGACCTGCGCAATCCCCTCAATGCCATCCTCCTGTCCGTCAACGCGCTGATGCACTCGGAGTGCGCCGTCCCGCGCCACCTGAAGGCCGCGCGCCGTATCGCCCTCAGCGCCGAGCGCATGGAGCGGATGGTCTCCGACCTGCTCGACTTCACGCGCGGGCGGCTGGGGGGTGGCATCCCCATCAGCTCCCGCCCGGCCAACCTGCGCTCCCTCTGCCAGCAGGTGCAGGAGGAGCTGGAGGTCGGCCATCCCCAACGGGACCTCCGGCTGAGCATCCGGGGAGAGCGCTTCCAGGGCGTATGGGACGCGGACCGGCTCGTGCAGCTCCTCGGCAACCTGGGGAAGAACGCGCTGGACTACAGCCCCGGGGACAGTCCCGTGGACTTCGTGCTGCGCGACGAGGGAGCCCGCGTGTGCGTGGAGGTCCACAACGCGGGCCCACCGATTCCCGCGGACCTGCTCCCGCACATCTTCGAGCCCTTCCGGCGGGCGACGGACCAGGGCCATCCGACGTCCGGCCTGGGGCTGGGCCTGTTCATCGTCCAGCAGATTGCCCGCGCGCACGGAGGCCGCGTCGAGGTGCGCTCCAGCGCGGCCGAGGGGACCACGTTCACCGTGTGGCTGCCGCGCTCCGCCCCGGGAAGCTGA
- a CDS encoding thiamine pyrophosphate-requiring protein, which yields MSATVADYLLYRLSQWGIRRIYGYPGDGINGIIGALGRTSEFQFVQVRHEEMAAFAACAHAKFTGDVGVCLATSGPGAIHLLNGLYDAKLDHQPVVAIIGQQARAALGGHYQQEVDLPVLFKDVASEYVTMVTKPSAIRHAIDRAVRIAQYERTVTCVIIPNDVQELEYQKPAQKHGTVHSSVGYSAPRVIPQDKDLRRAAEVLNAGKKVAMLVGAGALHAADEVVEVAELLGAGVAKALLGKAVLPDDLPFVTGSIGLLGTKPSWDLMMGCDTLLMVGTSFPYSEFLPPEGQARGVQVDLDGRMLSIRYPMEVGLVGDARETLRALIPQLQRKGDRSWREQVEKGIRHWWKTSEAQAMNSANPINPQRVFWELSPKLPDGVILTADSGSGTNWFARDIKIRKGMMASLSGNLATMGCGVPYAIGAKFAFPQRPVLAMVGDGAMQMNGNAELVTVAKYWKEWKDPRFIVLVLNNRDLNQVTWEQRVMAGDPKNPATQTLPDFPYARYAESLGLRGIRVDQPEQLARAWDEALAADRPVVLEAYVDPDVPPLPPHITLEQAKHFAESLAGDENAAGVVKQSIKGMVDKLIPHKD from the coding sequence ATGAGCGCCACCGTTGCCGACTACCTGCTGTATCGCCTCTCCCAGTGGGGCATCCGCCGCATCTACGGCTACCCGGGGGACGGCATCAACGGAATCATCGGCGCGTTGGGGCGTACCTCGGAGTTCCAGTTCGTCCAGGTCCGCCACGAGGAGATGGCCGCCTTCGCCGCGTGTGCCCATGCGAAATTCACGGGGGACGTGGGCGTGTGCCTGGCCACCTCGGGCCCCGGCGCCATCCACCTGCTCAACGGCCTCTACGACGCGAAGCTGGACCACCAGCCGGTGGTGGCCATCATCGGCCAGCAGGCCCGCGCGGCGCTGGGCGGCCACTACCAGCAGGAGGTGGACCTGCCCGTCCTCTTCAAGGACGTGGCGAGCGAGTACGTCACCATGGTGACGAAGCCGTCCGCCATCCGGCACGCCATCGACCGGGCGGTGCGCATCGCCCAGTACGAGCGCACGGTGACGTGCGTCATCATCCCCAACGACGTGCAGGAGCTGGAGTACCAGAAGCCCGCGCAGAAGCACGGCACCGTCCACTCCAGCGTGGGCTACAGCGCCCCGCGCGTGATTCCGCAGGACAAGGACCTGCGCCGTGCCGCGGAGGTGCTCAACGCGGGGAAGAAGGTGGCCATGCTCGTGGGCGCGGGCGCGCTGCACGCCGCCGACGAGGTGGTGGAGGTGGCGGAGTTGCTGGGCGCCGGAGTGGCCAAGGCCCTGTTGGGCAAGGCGGTGCTGCCGGATGACCTGCCCTTCGTCACCGGCTCCATCGGACTGCTGGGCACGAAGCCCTCGTGGGATTTGATGATGGGCTGCGACACGCTGCTGATGGTGGGCACCAGCTTCCCGTACTCGGAGTTCCTCCCGCCGGAGGGACAGGCGCGCGGCGTCCAGGTGGACCTGGATGGGCGGATGCTCTCCATCCGCTACCCCATGGAGGTGGGGCTGGTGGGCGACGCGCGGGAGACGTTGCGCGCGTTGATTCCCCAGCTGCAACGCAAGGGGGACCGGAGCTGGCGGGAGCAGGTGGAGAAGGGCATCCGCCACTGGTGGAAGACGTCCGAGGCCCAGGCGATGAACTCGGCCAATCCCATCAACCCGCAGCGGGTGTTCTGGGAGCTGTCGCCGAAGCTGCCGGACGGCGTCATCCTCACGGCGGACTCCGGCTCGGGGACGAACTGGTTCGCGCGGGACATCAAGATTCGCAAGGGGATGATGGCCTCGCTGTCCGGCAACCTCGCCACCATGGGCTGCGGCGTGCCGTATGCCATTGGCGCGAAGTTCGCCTTCCCGCAGCGGCCGGTGCTGGCCATGGTGGGCGACGGCGCCATGCAGATGAATGGAAACGCGGAGCTCGTCACGGTGGCGAAGTACTGGAAGGAGTGGAAGGACCCGCGCTTCATCGTCCTCGTCCTCAACAACCGGGACCTCAACCAGGTGACGTGGGAGCAGCGGGTGATGGCGGGGGACCCCAAGAATCCGGCCACGCAGACGCTGCCGGACTTCCCCTACGCGCGGTACGCGGAGTCACTGGGGCTCCGGGGCATCCGCGTGGACCAGCCGGAGCAGCTCGCCCGCGCGTGGGACGAGGCGCTCGCCGCCGACCGGCCGGTGGTGCTCGAGGCCTACGTGGACCCGGACGTGCCGCCGCTGCCGCCGCACATCACCCTCGAGCAGGCGAAGCACTTCGCCGAGTCCCTGGCGGGTGACGAGAACGCCGCCGGCGTCGTGAAGCAGTCCATCAAGGGAATGGTGGACAAGCTCATCCCCCACAAGGACTAG
- a CDS encoding ATP-binding protein, which yields MTLELGSLVAASVAYLLVLFLVAYAAERGVIPSRITQHPLVYSLALGVYATSWSYFGSVGYAARHGFRYLGIYLGVTLACLLMPVLWRPLLRLTRELQLTSLADVLAFRYPGQTTGTAVTLFMLAGSLPYLALQVRAVVESAKVLSPSASPALVGLGFCAVLTIFSVLFGARHLTPRERHEGLMLAIAFESAVKAVALVAVGLWAVSSVFGGVDGFLAWLDTHPEAVDGLQRPARDASWAPLLVLSCMAAFLTPRSYHVAFTEAPERDALSTATWAFPLVLLVMNLCVPLVLWSGDAAGLPWPADFHVLAVPASRGATALALLAFIGGVSASSAMVIVTTLALAPMCLTHLVLPLGYARGQPDLYGWLLWARRLLIAIIILAGYGFYRLLDTRGTGLVDLGLVSFVAVAQFAPGVLGLLFWKRGTRAGLLAGLSVGAAMWAVTLVVPLWASPGVVAWTRRVAVLLGFPSDEPWGFSTFASLTLNVLAFVAVSLATRQSAREAEAARACTREGPGLASGEVAAGSPEEFRRSLAPLLGEEAASAEVDRALAALGLPPDERRPAELRRLRDGVERNLSGLLGPVLARMAVEEALRLEPGARTALAEQLRFVEERLRDARGMQGGAVHALEAVRSYLRRILEDLPLGVCAVGPDGEVVIWNAALERLSGVEVGTVRGHLLEALPEPWGVLLSGFAEGAEEDTETRVTVAGGERVLRLHRSRLSAAEERGTASEGMALLVEDLTERKAVDARLAHQDRLASLGRVAAGVAHEIGNPLTAIASLAQNLKYELDDAEAVRERVGLILQQCRRIDAIVRALVGFSHAGTVGGEARPFTRVAVGPLLTESVQLARLARGTRKDRGLRFEHRCPEGLEVLGDAQRLEQVLVNLLTNAIDASPDGAVVELEAEAGEGGVHLRVMDRGPGVPRELSQRIFEPFFTTKQPGEGTGLGLALVAGIVREHGGVMQVDSRPGGGTSVTVSLPEPRQMEQGVRTGRGALA from the coding sequence ATGACGCTTGAGCTGGGCTCGCTCGTCGCCGCGTCCGTCGCTTACCTGCTCGTGCTGTTCCTGGTGGCCTACGCGGCGGAGCGCGGCGTCATCCCCTCGCGCATCACCCAGCACCCGCTGGTGTACTCGCTGGCGCTGGGCGTGTACGCCACGTCGTGGTCCTACTTCGGCAGCGTGGGGTACGCGGCGCGGCACGGCTTCCGCTACCTCGGCATCTACCTGGGCGTCACGCTGGCGTGCCTGCTCATGCCCGTGCTGTGGCGCCCGCTCTTGCGGCTGACACGTGAGCTGCAGCTCACCTCCCTGGCGGACGTGCTCGCCTTCCGCTACCCGGGCCAGACCACCGGCACGGCGGTGACGCTGTTCATGCTGGCGGGCAGCCTGCCGTACCTCGCGCTCCAGGTGCGCGCCGTCGTCGAGTCCGCGAAGGTGCTCAGCCCCTCCGCCTCACCCGCGCTGGTGGGCCTGGGCTTCTGCGCGGTGCTCACCATCTTCTCCGTCCTCTTCGGCGCGCGGCACCTCACGCCTCGCGAGCGGCATGAAGGCCTGATGCTGGCCATCGCCTTCGAGTCCGCCGTGAAGGCGGTGGCGCTGGTGGCGGTGGGCCTGTGGGCGGTGTCCTCCGTGTTCGGCGGCGTGGATGGGTTCCTGGCGTGGCTGGACACGCACCCGGAAGCGGTGGACGGGTTGCAGCGCCCCGCTCGGGACGCGTCGTGGGCGCCGCTGCTGGTGCTGTCGTGCATGGCGGCCTTCCTCACGCCTCGCAGCTACCACGTGGCCTTCACCGAGGCGCCGGAGCGCGACGCGCTGTCCACCGCGACGTGGGCCTTCCCGCTGGTGCTGCTGGTGATGAACCTGTGCGTGCCGCTGGTGCTGTGGAGCGGCGACGCGGCCGGGCTGCCCTGGCCGGCGGACTTCCACGTGCTCGCGGTGCCGGCGTCGCGCGGGGCCACGGCGCTGGCGCTGCTCGCCTTCATCGGCGGCGTGTCCGCGTCGAGCGCCATGGTCATCGTCACCACGCTCGCGCTGGCGCCCATGTGCCTCACGCACCTGGTGCTGCCGCTAGGCTATGCGCGCGGCCAGCCGGACCTGTACGGCTGGCTGTTGTGGGCGCGGCGGCTGCTCATCGCCATCATCATCCTCGCGGGCTACGGCTTCTACCGGCTGCTGGACACGCGCGGCACGGGGCTGGTGGACCTGGGCCTGGTGTCCTTCGTCGCGGTGGCGCAGTTCGCTCCGGGCGTGCTGGGGCTCCTCTTCTGGAAGCGCGGCACGCGGGCGGGGCTGCTCGCGGGCCTGAGCGTGGGCGCGGCGATGTGGGCGGTGACGCTGGTGGTGCCGCTGTGGGCCTCGCCGGGCGTGGTGGCGTGGACGCGGCGGGTGGCGGTGCTGCTGGGCTTCCCGTCGGACGAGCCGTGGGGCTTCTCCACCTTCGCGTCGCTGACGCTCAACGTGCTGGCCTTCGTCGCGGTGTCGCTGGCCACGCGGCAGTCGGCGCGCGAGGCGGAGGCCGCGAGGGCCTGCACGCGTGAGGGGCCGGGACTGGCCTCGGGCGAGGTGGCGGCCGGCTCGCCGGAGGAGTTCCGCCGGAGCCTCGCGCCACTGCTGGGTGAAGAAGCAGCGTCGGCGGAAGTGGACCGCGCCCTCGCCGCGCTGGGCCTGCCTCCAGACGAGCGCCGGCCCGCGGAGCTGCGCCGGCTGCGCGATGGCGTGGAGCGAAACCTGTCCGGACTTCTGGGCCCGGTGCTGGCGCGGATGGCGGTGGAGGAGGCGCTGCGGCTGGAGCCGGGGGCGCGCACCGCGCTGGCGGAGCAGCTGCGCTTCGTGGAGGAGCGACTGCGCGACGCGCGAGGCATGCAGGGCGGCGCGGTCCACGCGCTGGAGGCGGTGCGCAGCTACCTGCGGCGCATCCTGGAGGATTTGCCGCTCGGCGTGTGCGCGGTGGGGCCGGATGGCGAGGTGGTCATCTGGAACGCGGCGCTGGAGCGGCTCTCGGGCGTGGAGGTGGGGACGGTGCGGGGGCACCTGCTCGAGGCGCTGCCGGAGCCGTGGGGCGTGCTGCTGTCCGGCTTCGCGGAGGGCGCGGAGGAGGACACGGAGACGCGCGTCACCGTGGCGGGAGGTGAGCGTGTGTTGCGATTGCATCGCTCGCGCCTGTCGGCCGCGGAGGAGCGCGGCACCGCATCCGAGGGCATGGCGCTGCTGGTGGAGGACCTGACGGAGCGCAAGGCGGTGGACGCGCGGCTGGCGCACCAGGACCGGCTGGCCTCGCTGGGCCGCGTGGCGGCGGGCGTGGCGCATGAGATTGGCAACCCGCTGACAGCGATTGCCAGCCTCGCGCAGAATCTGAAGTACGAACTGGACGACGCGGAGGCGGTGCGCGAGCGCGTGGGGCTCATCCTCCAGCAGTGCCGCCGCATCGACGCGATTGTGCGCGCGCTGGTGGGCTTCAGCCACGCGGGCACGGTGGGCGGAGAGGCTCGCCCCTTCACGCGCGTCGCGGTGGGGCCCCTGCTGACGGAGTCGGTACAGCTCGCGAGGCTGGCACGCGGCACGCGGAAGGACCGCGGCCTGCGCTTCGAGCACCGCTGTCCGGAGGGGCTGGAGGTGCTGGGCGACGCGCAGCGCCTGGAGCAGGTGCTGGTGAATCTGCTGACGAATGCCATCGACGCCTCGCCCGACGGAGCGGTGGTGGAGTTGGAGGCGGAGGCCGGCGAAGGAGGCGTCCACCTGCGGGTGATGGACCGGGGGCCCGGCGTTCCGCGCGAGCTCTCCCAGCGCATCTTCGAGCCCTTCTTCACGACCAAGCAGCCGGGCGAGGGCACGGGACTGGGGCTGGCGCTCGTGGCGGGAATCGTGAGGGAGCACGGAGGCGTGATGCAGGTGGACAGCCGCCCCGGAGGAGGCACTAGCGTGACGGTGAGCCTGCCGGAGCCGCGCCAGATGGAGCAGGGAGTCCGCACCGGACGGGGAGCCCTGGCATGA
- a CDS encoding sigma-54-dependent transcriptional regulator, whose amino-acid sequence MSRILVIEDEPIIRTEVRRLLVRAGHDVSEAGSVQEASADYALDSFDLVLSDLRLPGAPGTDVIALCPGVPVLIMTSYATVKSAVDAMKLGAVDYIAKPFDHDELLMQVERVLREGKLARQNAALKREVEQAHPVSGMVGSCQAMREVFERVRKVAPSPATVLVLGESGTGKELVARAIHAQSPRTDGPLVAVNCAAIPEGLLESELFGHEKGAFTGAQAAHAGLVEAAHGGTLFLDEIGELPAPAQARLLRMLQDGEVRRVGSTRPRRVDVRIVAATHRDLPRRVQEGLFRQDLYFRLRVVEIRLPPLRERGEDIPALAKHLLEKACRQLGKPVSTYSTEAMLALTSHPWPGNVRELENAIERAVILADSPVVTPDLLALESPGGAEAIAPELGEPGTEDAGDTPDSMEEYFRRFVLEHQEHMGETELARRLGISRKALWEKRQKLGIPRMRA is encoded by the coding sequence ATGAGTCGCATCCTGGTCATCGAGGACGAGCCCATCATCCGCACGGAAGTGCGCCGTCTGCTCGTGCGCGCGGGGCACGACGTGTCCGAGGCGGGCAGCGTGCAGGAGGCCTCGGCGGACTACGCGCTCGACTCATTCGACCTGGTGCTCTCGGACCTGCGGCTGCCGGGCGCACCGGGGACGGATGTGATTGCACTGTGCCCGGGCGTGCCCGTGCTCATCATGACCAGCTACGCCACGGTGAAGTCCGCCGTGGACGCGATGAAGCTGGGCGCGGTGGACTACATCGCGAAGCCGTTCGACCACGATGAGCTGTTGATGCAGGTGGAGCGGGTGCTGCGCGAGGGGAAGCTGGCGCGGCAGAACGCGGCGCTGAAGCGCGAGGTGGAGCAGGCCCACCCGGTGAGCGGCATGGTGGGAAGCTGTCAGGCCATGCGCGAGGTCTTCGAGCGCGTGCGCAAGGTGGCGCCCTCCCCCGCCACCGTGCTGGTGCTGGGCGAGTCCGGCACCGGCAAGGAGTTGGTGGCGCGAGCGATTCACGCCCAGAGCCCCAGGACGGACGGGCCGCTGGTCGCGGTGAACTGCGCGGCGATTCCCGAGGGACTGCTGGAGAGCGAGCTGTTCGGCCACGAGAAGGGCGCCTTCACGGGAGCCCAGGCCGCGCACGCGGGCCTCGTGGAGGCGGCGCACGGAGGCACGCTCTTCCTCGACGAGATTGGCGAATTGCCCGCGCCCGCACAGGCCCGGCTCCTGCGCATGTTGCAGGACGGTGAGGTGCGCCGGGTGGGCTCCACGCGGCCGCGCCGGGTGGACGTGCGCATCGTCGCGGCGACACACCGCGACCTTCCGCGCCGCGTGCAGGAAGGACTGTTCCGCCAGGACCTCTACTTCCGGCTGCGCGTGGTGGAGATTCGCCTGCCGCCCCTGCGGGAGCGCGGAGAGGACATCCCCGCGCTGGCGAAGCACCTGCTGGAGAAGGCGTGCCGTCAGCTCGGCAAGCCCGTCTCGACGTACTCGACGGAAGCGATGCTGGCGCTGACGTCTCATCCGTGGCCGGGCAACGTGCGCGAGTTGGAGAACGCCATCGAGCGCGCCGTCATTCTCGCGGACAGCCCGGTGGTGACACCGGACCTGCTCGCGCTGGAGTCACCTGGAGGCGCCGAGGCCATAGCGCCCGAGTTGGGCGAGCCCGGTACCGAGGACGCGGGAGACACGCCGGACTCGATGGAGGAGTACTTCCGCCGCTTCGTGCTGGAGCACCAGGAGCACATGGGCGAGACGGAGCTGGCCAGGCGCCTGGGCATCAGCCGCAAGGCGCTGTGGGAGAAGCGCCAGAAGCTCGGCATCCCGCGCATGCGGGCCTGA
- the sitA5 gene encoding SitA5 family polymorphic toxin has protein sequence MGTRLSVTVLILALLNACATPRAIRLDTGQGSPLEYRPSTSTESVKVDTEAFEAALARLVLEEPLTLRAPQQGLLVRASHPGNSADTRWQRLMRKSFGGLCEPGQRRDNCLSLLDDGLGLGEWDKLGVALSLSLEPRKESIARAVEKTLAPQLFYTVIVTGLVTWAILAANPEPVFTKAAAIVSAILLIYLGLETFLEVVDASRELKGATDRATTWVELEQAGHRFANRVGPEVARVFVLAVTVVVSHGMTGGAAWLASRLSMLPSFMEAAAAGASRVGISLANVGQVSAVAVEGSTIVISLPATAVAMAARSVRGAVTGVSPAGFRSWGSFSGLKSALGSAGSGKQWHHIVEQTPGNVEQFGPHALHNTENVVPLEEGLHTQVSAFYSRKILRITGSRDLTVRQWLSTQSYEAQRAFGLQAIENIRSGVW, from the coding sequence ATGGGAACTCGTCTGAGTGTCACGGTCCTGATCCTCGCCCTGCTCAATGCGTGCGCCACCCCGCGTGCCATCCGCCTCGACACGGGGCAGGGCTCACCCCTGGAGTACAGGCCGTCCACTTCAACCGAATCCGTGAAGGTTGACACGGAAGCATTCGAGGCTGCACTGGCGCGGCTGGTGCTGGAGGAACCGCTGACGCTCCGTGCTCCGCAACAAGGTTTGCTGGTGCGCGCCTCCCACCCGGGGAACAGTGCAGACACGCGATGGCAGCGCCTGATGCGCAAGAGCTTCGGCGGCCTCTGCGAGCCGGGCCAGCGTAGGGACAACTGCCTCTCCCTCCTTGATGACGGGCTGGGCCTGGGCGAGTGGGACAAGCTGGGGGTTGCCCTGAGCCTGTCGCTGGAGCCCCGCAAAGAGAGCATCGCTCGGGCAGTGGAGAAGACCCTGGCGCCCCAGCTCTTCTACACAGTCATCGTCACGGGCCTCGTCACCTGGGCCATCCTGGCGGCCAATCCCGAGCCGGTGTTCACCAAGGCGGCGGCCATCGTCTCAGCGATTCTGCTCATCTACCTGGGGCTGGAGACGTTTCTGGAGGTCGTGGACGCGAGCCGGGAGTTGAAGGGAGCCACGGACCGGGCCACGACGTGGGTTGAACTGGAGCAGGCGGGTCATCGCTTCGCCAACCGGGTGGGACCGGAGGTGGCACGCGTCTTCGTCCTCGCGGTCACCGTGGTGGTGAGCCATGGCATGACTGGGGGCGCCGCGTGGCTGGCCTCGCGGCTGTCGATGCTGCCCAGTTTCATGGAGGCTGCGGCAGCCGGGGCCTCACGGGTCGGCATCAGCCTTGCGAACGTGGGACAGGTGAGTGCGGTCGCTGTTGAAGGAAGCACCATCGTCATCTCTCTGCCTGCCACAGCGGTCGCCATGGCGGCCCGGAGCGTGAGAGGCGCCGTAACGGGAGTCAGTCCTGCCGGTTTCAGGTCCTGGGGCTCGTTCAGCGGCCTCAAGAGTGCCTTGGGCTCGGCGGGATCCGGCAAGCAGTGGCACCACATCGTCGAGCAGACGCCCGGTAACGTGGAACAATTCGGGCCTCATGCCCTGCACAACACCGAGAACGTCGTCCCTCTGGAGGAAGGGCTGCACACGCAGGTGAGCGCCTTCTACTCACGGAAGATCCTGAGGATCACCGGCTCGCGGGATCTCACCGTGAGACAATGGCTGAGCACGCAGTCTTACGAGGCTCAGCGTGCATTCGGGTTGCAGGCCATCGAGAACATCAGGAGCGGAGTCTGGTGA